The sequence gaccaatttgaaaacgggaccaaaaattaagaatctacatacacagttagattcggcatattaaagaaccccaattattcaattttgatgaaatcaaacaaagtataattttggaccctttgggcccctttttccttaactgttgggaccaaaactccaaaaatcaataccaaccttccttttatagtcataaaccttgtgtttaaatttcatagatttctatttacttatactaatgttatggtgcaaaaaccaagaaaaatgcttatttgggtccctttttggcccctttttcctaaactgttgggacctaaactcccaaaatcaataccaaccttccttttgtggtcataaacattgtgtttaaatttcattgatttctatttacttaaactaaagttattgtgcgaaaaccaagaataatgcttatttgagcccttttttggcccctaattcctaaactgttgaaaccaaaactcccaaaatcaataccaacctttcttttgtggtcataaaccttgtgtcaaaatttcatagatttctattaacttaaactaaagttatagtgcgaaaaccaaaaaaatgcttatttgggccctttttggcccctaattcctaaaatgttgggaccaaaacccccaaaatcaataccaaccttccttttgtggtcataaaccttgtgataaaatttaatagatttatattcacttttactaaagttagagtgcgaaaactaaaagtattcggacgacgacgacgacgacgccaacgtgatagcaatatacgacgaaaattttttcaaaatttgcagtcgtataaaaatgagCTCCAAGAGTGTACTGGAACATTTTACTGTTCCTGATGACTTCCAAAATGGAAATACTTTCAAAGGAAAATGTATGCATTGTGGCACCCTCATTAGTGGAAGTTATAAAGTTACATCCAACTTTGTTACACATATGAAGGTAATACtatataagaattttaaaaattaataaattcataatgcttctttttcatttctaacCAGATTTCATTTATCTTATATCCTCTAATAGCTTACatttaaatttggaaaatattttgtttattaaattaattagttgtgattaaaactaaagtttatttttgttttaagtagTCAGATTTCTAAATCACttatttaagataaataatttgaataagctgggataaaaatgaaaatcatttcaaaaaataaaaaatagtgctctttttttgtatcatttaataggtaaattaaaacaatttaatattttcaagatattaAATAAGGCCTTTTGTAATTTTCAGAGAAAACACAGAGATTTGTACATTCTGCATTCTGAGAATAAAGAAATTCAACCAACATTGAcacaatgcataaaaaaaagtgtaaaatattCACCGTCTGATCCAAAACAGTTAGAAATGACAAATGCTCTTATAATGTTCATAGCTGGGGATCTTTTACCACTCTCTATTGTCGAAAGTGAAGAATTTAAAAACTTGATGGAAAAAGCTGACACTAAGTATCAAGTGCCTAGCAGAAAGCATTTATCTTCGAAACTTCTACATGAAAAATcggttgaaataaaaaataaccttGTAAATACTCTTAAAAGAGCTGAAAGTGTGTGTTTAACCATTGATCTCTGGTCTAGTAGACAAATGAGAGGATTTTTGGGAATCACAGGCCACTTTATTTTGGACTGGGCTATGAAGTCTGTCATGATATGCTGTAAACGATTCAAAGGTAGACACACAGCAGAATCCATCAGGAG is a genomic window of Mytilus trossulus isolate FHL-02 chromosome 1, PNRI_Mtr1.1.1.hap1, whole genome shotgun sequence containing:
- the LOC134690809 gene encoding E3 SUMO-protein ligase ZBED1-like, whose amino-acid sequence is MSSKSVLEHFTVPDDFQNGNTFKGKCMHCGTLISGSYKVTSNFVTHMKRKHRDLYILHSENKEIQPTLTQCIKKSVKYSPSDPKQLEMTNALIMFIAGDLLPLSIVESEEFKNLMEKADTKYQVPSRKHLSSKLLHEKSVEIKNNLVNTLKRAESVCLTIDLWSSRQMRGFLGITGHFILDWAMKSVMICCKRFKGRHTAESIRSEYEEVVTSFEIGFKIAAIVSDNASNMVKAFSIPGFDDFKVDHESSDEEIDDVDKEIEDDQSDDLHLSDCKGADWLMEHLKS